GGATGCGGCTGCTGCACGGGCTTCGGCCAGAGGATGGCGTCGCGCAGCTGGTAGAACTCACCCGGGAATGTCGTTTCCTCTCGCGTCCACAGCGAGCGGATACAGCTCAAGGCTTCGTCGAGCATGCGCAGCCGCGTGCCGATGTCGGGAAAGGGGATGCCCGTCATCCGAAACTCCCGTTCCGTCCATCCCGTGCCGAGTCCAGCGATCAGCCGGCCGCCGCTCAAGCGGTCAAGTGACGTCAGGCCCTGCGCCGTGATTACCGGATGACGGAACAGGTTGCACAAGACGAGGTGACCGATGCGCGCCATCTTGGTCGCTGCGCTGAGGGCGGCAACGACCACCATGGCATCATATGACAGGTGATGCGGATCGAATTGACGCTCGGGTCCCTCAGCCACGATATGATCCGGAACCAGTAGGGCCTGGAACCCCAACTCTTCAGCCGCCTGGGCCACGTCGCGCAGCTGTGCCCATTCCAGGCCAGCAAGTTGCAGTCCGAACTCCATGCATTCTCCTTTCGGCTCAAGCATGACGATATGCTGGTCGCTTTATCCTAGATGCAGGGCTTTGGGAACCGGGTGCGGAAGAGGGCGGCTGGGCTCCTCCCACGATTCATGGCGGCACGGCTGTCTCGAATGGGTCCGTACGGCGGACTCGGTGCAAGTCAGGTGTAAGGTGCTGTTTCAGGCGCGAGCGGAAGAGAGGGTCAGGTGTCGAGGCGCCAACGCCTCGGCATTCTTCTTGCGTCGAGTGCCGGCCCAGGGCGCACTTGAGGCAGAAGGCGTCGGTCTCGTTGCTCGCTTCGCGGCACGAAACGTTGCAAGCGTAGCCGCAGCAGGCACAGCAAGCGTAGTTGCATGACTGCGCCAGCCACCGTTGGTTTTCGAGCAAGATCTGCACCTTCGGTTTTGAGCCTGCAAGCCGCTCAACGTAGTCAATAAGAGTTCGGCGATCGCTCGGCCCATGGTCGGGGAGAAAGATGCCACCTCCCACGAAGGACACATGTGCAACGCATGCCATGGCACAACTCCTCTCGGCCGATGCTTCGCTGCCGCGGAGTGGACGTGCAAGGGCGAAGTGGAGGCGCAATAGGTGTGGCGACAGTTCCGATCAGCGCAATGTCAGCACACTAAACCGTTCTGTCGCTAGCGTCAATTAGGAGTTTCCCCATGGCATTAGGGTGTATCCAGGATTCCAAGCGCGCGGGCGACCTGTGCGACGCTGGCCTTCACCTTTTATTTTGGTTGCAGCCGAACTAAGCTGCCTGTCCTGCTGGCGGCGACGCCGGCTGAAGGGGGAGGGGGCGAAGCGATGGAGATCAATGGGATTGCGCACGTCATGCTGACCGTGAGTAACTTCGAGGCATGTCTTCCCTTCTATGAGCAGGTGTTGACGTACCTGGGGCTCAAGCCGGTCATCAAGGCCGACACCATGCTCTACTGTGTGGGCGGCCGGACCGCGGTCGGCATTGTCAAAGCGGAAGACCGCTACCGTGACGAACGATTTGCCCAGTTGCGCGTGGGTCTGCACCATGTGTGCTTTCGTGCGCGCGAGCGAGCGGATGTGGATGCGTTCCACGCCTTCTTATGCCGGCTGGGTGCCAAGATCGTCCACCCGCCCGAAGAGGGGCTCTGGGCCCCCGGGTACTACTCGGTGCTCTTCGAAGATCCGGATGGTATCCGGCTGGAGATGAATTACGTTCCGGGGAAGGGGCTGCTCGCGGAAACGGAGAGCAAGGCGTAACCTGTCGGCGCTCGCGCTCAGATCCAGTTCAACATGCCTGCGAACACGACGAGGCAGGCAATGTCGAAGGCGAAGATCGCCCCGACGGTCATCGTCTTCTTCCGGACGGTCGGCATGTCGTAGACCCAGAATGAGACGACGTAGAAGGTCAGGTAGCCGAACACAAAGATAAGCCAGGGCGTGCGCACGTTCCACCACCAGTAGTCCCAGGTCAGCGCCCCGATCGCGTTCAAGAGGTACTCCACCGCGACGCAGAAGGCCGATCCACACACGGCGATGAACAACCGGTTTGGCAGACCCAAGATCCGCTGATGCTTGTCTGCCGGGAGCGTCTTGGCGGCGATGATGCCCATGAAGGCGAACATGAAACAGATCTCGATGTTGAGGCCGATCAAGATCACATAGGCCGAGCCTCCCGGGGTACCCCAGACCGGCGCGTACTGCGTGAAGTGGAAGACGAGACCGTTCCAAATCTCGTTGAACCAGTCCATCCCCCAGAACGCGAGCCCGGCAAAGACAACATTCCAGTTCTTCCGTTCGACCTCGGTGGCGTAGATGTAAAACACCAGCATCAGGAATGGGATGACGTGCCATTGAAAGTGGCTGCTGTCGCGCAGGATCTTCAACGCTCTCAAGGATGCGTCTGTGGGCATGCGGAAACCTCCGGGTCGTGTGCCTGCTTACCCTGTTCTGATAGCACACCGAAGCACTTCTCGTAAAAAGCGCAGCGCCTGGCGCCCGTATTGCAGGGAACCTCAGCCCGCGAGCTCGGATAGCGACACCACCTTCGCTTCGATCGGCTTCGGCGTTTCCTCGGGCAGGAACCAGCGGAACCAGATCAGGCCGCGCCGCCGACCCGCGGTCGACAGCCAGTTGGCGACGCCGGGGTCCTGTTTGCTCACGACGATGGTCCACGACCCGTCGGCCGCGTACGTGGTCTGGCCGCCGTTGATGGTCACGCGCTCGTAGCGGTAGTCGTACGTGTGCAGGAACGGGTTCCACAGACACAGGTTCCAGAAGGCGCACGCCGGCGACCGCCCCTTGATCACCAGCGCTTGGTCGTCTTCCAGATCGAAGCTGCCCATGGCGTAGGAGGCATCTCCCGCGGCCCAGCCGCGCGTGACCGTCGGGACCGGAAATGGATCCTGGATCGTGTTCGCGGGGGGGAACACCAGCGGGGTGTAGCTCAGTTGATCACGGATGAACGTGGCCGCGGCCCGGAACCGGGCGGCCATGTCGGTATCGGTCGGACGCCGGGGCGACACGGGCTCTGTGGCCTCGATGCTCCACGCTGCCCGTCGTCCCTTCACCGGGTCGGTCATGTAGTCCCGTGTAATGGCGCACACCGCGTCCGGCTCGAGCTTGAGCCAATTGCCCGGATGCTGGTTGGGACTCAGGATGATCTCGAAATTCCCGCCGGGACCGATTGTCATGCTGCGATCATTGATGGTTCCCACGATGCGGTCGGAATATCGTCCGTCACGCGGGCCGCCGTAGACCGTGAGTGAGAGATAGGCGGCCTCGCCTTTGTGGCCGCGTACCCGATAGGTGCGGTTGGGGTCGATCGGTGCGAAGTAATAGAAGGCGTCACTGTTGTCCCCTCCCCACTTCTTGTACGGGCCCACGATCTCCACGAACGTCGGCTTGTTGTCGTCGGCCCACACGTGCGCGTCGAGAGCGACTTGCAGGAGCGTGGGGATCCACTTGTAGCCATCGAGGACGTCCGCCTCCTCGGTGAGGGCGCAGGGGCCTTCGAAAAACTTCTGGTCGATGTCCTTCAACAGGTCCAATAACTCGTGAAATGCTGCCCGAGTCTCGTACTGGTTTGATGCCATCAAAGTCTCCTTCCGCAACGGCAAGATGAGGCGGCAAGCTGCATCCCAGGTCCGCTGTCTCACCGGCTTGCCTGGAATTGTCAAGGGCTCGCCGTCCCGTGGCGCGATGCGCGCCTGCGTCTTGCGGTGGTTGACGACGTTGGCGCGCATAGGATAGGCGGCAGTGCGGTATGACGTCGGATGCTGAGCGTCGCCGTGGCGATTCATTGGCGAGCGAGGGCGTGGGCACGGGGCGCCCGCTGATCTCGGGAGTAGCGCTTGCGGTCGGTGGTCTCCTGGTGGGTCTGGCCGCTCTCACCTCAAGTGCGGCGGTCGAACGCGTTGTGCTCGGCAAGGCGTCCGGCGCGTTGAGTTGGGGGCCGGCACTGCTGCGTCTCATTTGGGCAGGACAGGGGTGTGCGCTGCTGCTCGTGGGGAGGTATGCGTCGCGCCGTGGCTCCCTCCCACCTCCGACGAGGGGGGCGCTCGGCGCGGTCCCAGGAGCGGAACGGATCGGGTGGCGGACGTGGCTGTTGCTTGCATCACTCAGTGTGATTGCCGCCGGACTGCGTGTGTGGCATTTGGACTCGGGCCTCTGGTACGACGAGGTGGTTGTGCTGGTTGACTGGGTGCGTCCGCCGCTGGGGAAGATCATCGCCTCTTCCGCGATGAACCAGCACATGTTGTTCTCGGTACTGGCGCACGTGTCCATTGCCATCTTCGGCGAAAGTGCGTGGGCATTGCGGTTGCCGTCGGTGCTCTTCGGCCTTGCCGGTCTGTGGGCCGTCTTCCTGTTGGGTCGCCGGCTCATCGGGACGCGCGAGGCCT
This window of the Candidatus Binatia bacterium genome carries:
- a CDS encoding TIGR03619 family F420-dependent LLM class oxidoreductase, coding for MEFGLQLAGLEWAQLRDVAQAAEELGFQALLVPDHIVAEGPERQFDPHHLSYDAMVVVAALSAATKMARIGHLVLCNLFRHPVITAQGLTSLDRLSGGRLIAGLGTGWTEREFRMTGIPFPDIGTRLRMLDEALSCIRSLWTREETTFPGEFYQLRDAILWPKPVQQPHPPILLGGGGRGLLRVAAKHADIVNIISDAGKPGYISLANVSKLTDESFRAKVRFLREEAQRHGRDGRAIQISNVIFTTLLTDSPAATQSMAEGMAPMFHTTPEGLLHSPMALVGTPEQCIAELKRRGREWELSQVIFSFAGEDAMRRLAQEVLPHV
- a CDS encoding VOC family protein, yielding MEINGIAHVMLTVSNFEACLPFYEQVLTYLGLKPVIKADTMLYCVGGRTAVGIVKAEDRYRDERFAQLRVGLHHVCFRARERADVDAFHAFLCRLGAKIVHPPEEGLWAPGYYSVLFEDPDGIRLEMNYVPGKGLLAETESKA
- a CDS encoding DUF1214 domain-containing protein produces the protein MASNQYETRAAFHELLDLLKDIDQKFFEGPCALTEEADVLDGYKWIPTLLQVALDAHVWADDNKPTFVEIVGPYKKWGGDNSDAFYYFAPIDPNRTYRVRGHKGEAAYLSLTVYGGPRDGRYSDRIVGTINDRSMTIGPGGNFEIILSPNQHPGNWLKLEPDAVCAITRDYMTDPVKGRRAAWSIEATEPVSPRRPTDTDMAARFRAAATFIRDQLSYTPLVFPPANTIQDPFPVPTVTRGWAAGDASYAMGSFDLEDDQALVIKGRSPACAFWNLCLWNPFLHTYDYRYERVTINGGQTTYAADGSWTIVVSKQDPGVANWLSTAGRRRGLIWFRWFLPEETPKPIEAKVVSLSELAG